Part of the Triticum dicoccoides isolate Atlit2015 ecotype Zavitan unplaced genomic scaffold, WEW_v2.0 scaffold120777, whole genome shotgun sequence genome, TCTTCAGTTTCTTGTGACTGGAGATAACATCAAAATTAGAAGTAAAGCAACAATTTCCTACCTCTAAAGCCACAGATCCAAATAAGCCCCACGCATATGAGTATCAGAAAACTTGACACAACTGGTAATACAATTTCTATGGTTTTGATCTTTCTCATGTTGCCTGCACAAAAAAATTAATATAAGGAGAATCACCAAAGTTTGTCAGTGCTAATCACCAAATTCATAGCAGACTCCTTTCTCGAACGCATGCATAAAAACATGAGGCCACTCTTTCTCCAATTTCTCTCTTTAGAAGAAACGAACACACACACACAGTAAAACATAAGCAAGCAGAGAAAGTGGAGTGATGCATACCTTGCAATCTTTTAGTCCGAACATAGAGGTTCTCCCCTCCTTGATGGTTGTTCTCCATGTCGATCAAATCGCCGATCCATAACAGGCATCTTGTATCATCACCGTCAATATCTATGTTGCTCATCTTGGAGTAAGCATATGCCACGCAGGAGCAATTGCTTCTGCATTCCTCGGTGCACTCATCGAAGCTTCTGCTCGGGACACGGAGGAACTTGTCCGGGACCTTCATGCCCGGAAAGGCCAAGAAACTGTCTCCATGGGTGCACCTTGGCACCTCCTTGGGGCGGCATCCCTGTGAGAAGCTACCGGAGATCCATCCTTTAGCATCCCTCGGTTCAAAACCGTCAAGGCACTTGCAAACCGGGACGATTTGTGTGTTGTCGCAGTAACCATAAGGACCGCAGTAGCCGTACGTATTGCACTCATGTTGAGGCTCTGCGTAGAGGGCTCTCCATGCGGACACGTTGCTCAGCCAGCTTAGTATATTTACCTTGCCTGAGTAGTCGATCTCCAACCTGACCAgctggacgaaggagccagccggcATGCCGAAGGACATGTacacctcgtcgccggcgtgatGCAAGGCCATGTAAATGGCCGACTCGTT contains:
- the LOC119343244 gene encoding receptor-like serine/threonine-protein kinase SD1-8, translating into HKTLPLQHLVSWKGQQDPSPGEFSYGADPSNLLQCFAWNGSRPHRRSPVWTSHLYMGGFNESAIYMALHHAGDEVYMSFGMPAGSFVQLVRLEIDYSGKVNILSWLSNVSAWRALYAEPQHECNTYGYCGPYGYCDNTQIVPVCKCLDGFEPRDAKGWISGSFSQGCRPKEVPRCTHGDSFLAFPGMKVPDKFLRVPSRSFDECTEECRSNCSCVAYAYSKMSNIDIDGDDTRCLLWIGDLIDMENNHQGGENLYVRTKRLQGNMRKIKTIEIVLPVVSSFLILICVGLIWICGFRGNQGSKLVWERLMRRDTGNYNQFADGNTEFPISNFREIATATNNFSESNILGKGGFGNVYKARRICTDSYLIGFFCVREIV